A genomic segment from Nicotiana sylvestris chromosome 1, ASM39365v2, whole genome shotgun sequence encodes:
- the LOC104211485 gene encoding 18.1 kDa class I heat shock protein-like — protein sequence MEIAKVGGMTFLVLTMMMTTLLPSQTEALMPYTRPIWDLMFPQDDPFKILEQTPLTIPKGIDQTIALARSDWKETAKEHIISLDIPGMRKEDIKVEVEENRVLRISGERKTEEEVEGEKWHRAERTSGKFWRQFRLPKNADLEHIKAHMENGVLKITVPKLAEEKKEAKVISISEEGNAAEDIKATKAAM from the coding sequence ATGGAAATAGCAAAAGTTGGTGGCATGACTTTTCTTGTTTTAACAATGATGATGACAACTCTTCTTCCATCACAAACCGAAGCTTTAATGCCATATACACGTCCAATCTGGGACTTAATGTTCCCACAAGATGACCCTTTTAAAATTCTTGAACAAACCCCACTTACAATTCCTAAAGGAATTGATCAAACAATCGCTTTAGCTCGTTCAGATTGGAAAGAAACAGCAAAAGAACATATAATTTCTCTTGACATTCCGGGGATGAGAAAGGAGGATATTAAAGTAGAGGTTGAAGAAAACAGAGTGTTGAGAATTAGTGGGGAAAGGAAAACAGAGGAGGAAGTTGAAGGTGAAAAATGGCACAGAGCTGAGAGAACTTCTGGAAAGTTCTGGAGACAATTTAGGCTTCCTAAAAATGCTGATTTGGAACACATTAAAGCTCATATGGAAAATGGGGTGTTGAAGATTACTGTTCCAAAATTGGCTGAGGAGAAGAAAGAGGCTAAGGTGATTAGTATTTCTGAGGAAGGGAATGCCGCTGAAGATATTAAAGCTACTAAAGCTGCAATGTAA